CGGCCGTGGGAGCGCTGCGGCTGGGGCCCGGGGCCCAGCCGCCGCTTGTGGAGGCGCAGAGGCGCCCCCGGTATCTGGCTAGCGGGCCATTTCGCGGGCGAGGTTGATGAGGGTATAGGTCGGCACGCCGGTGGGGCCTTTGGGCGGCATTGATGGAGCGCGACGGACTGGTGTCCGCCGCGCGGCGGCCGTGGGAGCGCTGCGGCTGGGGCCCCGGGGCCCAGCCGCCGCTTGCGGAGGCGCAGAGGCGCCCCCGGTATCTGGCTAGCGGGCCATTTCGCGGGCGAGGTTGATGAGAGTATAGGTCGGCACGCCGGTGGGGCCTTTGGGCATCCAGGGCTTGGCTTCTTCCAGCCAGGCGGTGCCGGCGATGTCGAGGTGGACCCAGGGGGTGTCGCCGACGAAGGCCTGGAGGAAGGCCGCGGCGGTGATGGCGCCGCCCCAGCGGCCGCCGGCGTTGATGAGGTCGCCGACCTGGCCTTTCATCATGTCGGAGTATTCCGGGTCGAGCGGCAGACGCCACATCTTTTCGCCGCCGCGGGCGCGGGCGGTTTCGAATTTGGCGTAAAACTCATCGTTGTTTGCGAACACGCCGCTGTTGACGTGCGCCAGGGCGACCACCACTGAGCCGGTGAGGGTGGCGGAGTCGATCAGGTGGGTCGCGCCCAGGGTTTTGGCATAGTGAATCGCGTCGGAGAGCACGAGGCGGCCTTCGGCGTCGGTGTTGAGCACCTCGATGGTCTTGCCCGACATCGAGGTTTGCACGTCGCCCGGTTTCTGGGCGCGGCCGCCGGGCATGTTTTCAGATGCTGGCACGATGCCGATGACGTTGAGCTTGACGTGCAGTGCCGCAATGGCCTGCATGGCGGCGAGCGTGGCCGCGCCGCCGCACATGTCGAACTTCATCTGGTCCATGTTGGCGGCGGGCTTGATGGAGATGCCGCCGGTGTCAAAGGTAATGCCCTTGCCGATGATGCCCAGCGTCGGGCCCTTGGTGTCGCCGCCGCGGTAGCGCAGCACCATCATGCAGGGCGGCTCGGCGCTGCCTTGCCCCACACTCAGAAAAGCGCCCATTTTCAGCTCGCGCGCCCGCTCGGGGCCGATCAGTTCGCATTCCAGACCTGCCGCTTTCGCCATCGCCGCCGCGCGTTGGCCCATGGCCGTGGGGGTGAGCACGTTGCTGGGTTCGTTCGCCAGCTCGCGGGCGAAGCGCTGGGCACCGGCGTAAATCAAGGCCTCGCGTATGGCCTGCTCCAGAGCCTTTTGATTGCTGCCACTGGGCGGGATCAGCTTCAGGGTGCGGATTTGGCGTTCGGGCTTGCGGTCGCTCTTATAGGTGTCAGGCTCAAAATTCGCCGAGTCCACCCCCGTAATGGCGGCCCACGCGGCGGCGGTGGCCTCGAGACCCTCCGGCAGAACCAGCGTCATCTCATGGACGTTCCGGCCCTTGAGCTGCCGTGCGACCGCGCCTGCCAGCCGCCAGCAATCGAGCACGCCCAAGCCGGCCTCGCCGCGTCCGGCGAGCACCAGCCGTTGCGCCTTGCAACCGGCCGGGTGATGGAGCACGGCAATCTCCAGAGCCTTGCCGGTGAATTCTTCGCTTTGGTACAGCTCGGCGGCGACGGGAAGGGCCGGAGGCTGTGTGCCCAACATGAGCACCAGGGCTTCGGTTTCTATTTGTTCTGGTTTTGCAAATACGAGTTCTGTGGTCATCGACGCAGTCGTTCCTTCATGGCCTGGCGCGCCGTGGCCTCGGCCTCACGCTTCCGCTCGGTGGCGCGCTTATCGTAAAGTTGTTTGCCTTTGGCCAGCGCCAGTTCCAGCTTGACGTGGCCATTTTTCCAATACAGCCGAAGGGGAATCAGGGTCAGGCCCTTTTCGCGGACCTTGCCCTCGAGCTTGGAGAGCTCGGCCCGGTGCAGCAGCAGCCGGCGGGTGCGGTCGGGGTCGTGGAGAGTGTAGCCGGCGTTTTTATAAGGACTGATGTGGCAATTGAGGAGCCAGAGCTGGCCATCGCGCAGCAAGCCGTAGCTATCTTTGAGCTGCACCTGGCCTTCGCGCAGCGATTTGACCTCGCCGCCGGTCAGGGCGATGCCTGCCTCCCAGCGCTCCAACAGGTGATAATTGTGGTGCGCTTGGCGGTTTTCGCTAATATTTTTGTGTTGTTGCGTGCCCTGATCCACCACATATTAATGCTATAGCGAAAAAACCAGAACTGAAGCAGCCCGAGACCGTTCCTTGAAGGCAAAGGCCTTACCATTGATGCCGGTGACCGCTTTCCCTGCCAAATTCCGCATTTGTGTGCTCGTGCTGGCCGTGGCCTTTGCCGTCGGTGTGCCTCAGGTGCATGCCGGCGACAAGGGCAAGCCCTATTTCCGCCATGGCCAGTTGATGATGGAGCGGCAGAACTACGACCAGGCCTTCGTCGATTTCCGCGAGGCGATGCGGCTGGCGCCCAACAACGTGGAGTACCAGATCGCCACCCACAAGGCCCAATTCGCTGCGGCCAATGGGCATATCCAGCAGGGCGAAAAACTGAAGGCGGAAAAGAAGTACGCCGAGGCGCTGAAGCAGTTTCAGTTTGCGGCCTCGATCGATCCGGCCAACTTTATCGCCCAGCAGGAAATCACCGACGTTGAGAATCTGATCCACCCGCCGCCGCCTCCGCCGGGCGAAACCGTGACCGAGGCGCAACAAAACTCGCTGCAGGCGCGGCTGGCGCGCGCCGCCGGGCCGGTCGAGCTGGCGCCGCTCGCCAATAGCGTGATCCGGGACTTTACCGTAAATAGCGATCCGGAAAATGCCTATCGCGCCGCGGCCAAGCTGGCCGGGCTCAACGTACTGTTTGACACCGGCGGCCAGGGAGGTTATTCCAATAGCGGCCGGGTGAGCCTGGATCTGCACAACGTTACGGTGATTGAGATTCTGCACGTGCTCAACGTGCAGACCAACAGCTTCTACACGCCCATCACGCCCAATACCATCCTGGTGGCGAACAACAACAATCAGACCCATCAGCAGGTCGATCCGACCGTGCTGAAGGTCTTTTACCTGAAAAACATTCAGACCACGGCGGATTTGACTGAAATTGCCGCCGCGGTGCGCGGCCTGATGCAGCCGCAGCCGCACATCATGCCCGTGGCCAGCATCGACGCGCTGGTGATGCGCGATACGCCCGACAAAGTGGCGCTGGTGCAGCGCGTGCTGGATGACATCGACAAGGCGCCGCCCGAGGTGGTGGTGGACATGCGGATTTTGCAGGTCAGCCGCGACCGCGCGCGCGATCTGGGCCTGCTGCCACCGACCAGTTTTGGTATCGGCTTGCAGACCACCACGCCGACGACTTCCACCAGCAGTGGCAGCAGCGGTACGAGCGGTGGCACTTCGACCACGCCTTCCAGCGCGCTGCCCAGCTTGAACGACTTGCGCCACCTCACCAGCAATAACTACGCGGTCACGATACCCAACGCTACGTTGAGCGCGCTGCTGAGCGACAGCCAGACGCAGACCATCCAGGAGCCGACCCTGCGCAGCATTCAGGGCCAGAAGGCGGAGTTGCAAATCGGCGAGAAGATCCCGATCGCCACCGGCAGCTTCCAGCCCGGCATCGGCGGCGTGGGC
The nucleotide sequence above comes from Acidobacteriota bacterium. Encoded proteins:
- a CDS encoding leucyl aminopeptidase, whose protein sequence is MTTELVFAKPEQIETEALVLMLGTQPPALPVAAELYQSEEFTGKALEIAVLHHPAGCKAQRLVLAGRGEAGLGVLDCWRLAGAVARQLKGRNVHEMTLVLPEGLEATAAAWAAITGVDSANFEPDTYKSDRKPERQIRTLKLIPPSGSNQKALEQAIREALIYAGAQRFARELANEPSNVLTPTAMGQRAAAMAKAAGLECELIGPERARELKMGAFLSVGQGSAEPPCMMVLRYRGGDTKGPTLGIIGKGITFDTGGISIKPAANMDQMKFDMCGGAATLAAMQAIAALHVKLNVIGIVPASENMPGGRAQKPGDVQTSMSGKTIEVLNTDAEGRLVLSDAIHYAKTLGATHLIDSATLTGSVVVALAHVNSGVFANNDEFYAKFETARARGGEKMWRLPLDPEYSDMMKGQVGDLINAGGRWGGAITAAAFLQAFVGDTPWVHLDIAGTAWLEEAKPWMPKGPTGVPTYTLINLAREMAR
- the smpB gene encoding SsrA-binding protein SmpB, encoding MDQGTQQHKNISENRQAHHNYHLLERWEAGIALTGGEVKSLREGQVQLKDSYGLLRDGQLWLLNCHISPYKNAGYTLHDPDRTRRLLLHRAELSKLEGKVREKGLTLIPLRLYWKNGHVKLELALAKGKQLYDKRATERKREAEATARQAMKERLRR